The Dioscorea cayenensis subsp. rotundata cultivar TDr96_F1 chromosome 18, TDr96_F1_v2_PseudoChromosome.rev07_lg8_w22 25.fasta, whole genome shotgun sequence genome includes the window ACGACACTGATCACTTTGCATTTGATGAGCTAATTGAGGTCCAGGCATCCATGAGacaataaagaaagaaagcaaagcaatcaaggaaaaaaacaagaagatgatGCTCAGGGATGCAGCAGAACCAAGAAGAACAATCTGTAGAACAAATTTAACTTAAAGGTCACACTAAGGTTCAAACTTCAAACACACCACTAAGCAGTCCTTTGAGCAACAAATGTTGAACTGCATATGGTTCTGGATATCAGGTACAGCTACTAATTATGCTCATCATATTCTAAGATCTTTGATTGGTTCCAGAGATCAGTGCCCCTCCACTGATTCACCTTTCGGGGCCTCTTTAATCTCATCCCCAGCGTCCTCCTGCCAATCAAGGACAAAAGAATAACACAAATGGTTCATTGTAATACATCaagacataaaagaaaaagggaaaaataataGCGAAGAAAGAGGACCGTAATATCAGAGGTCCATAGAGTGAGATTGTCCCGAAGAAGCTGCATGATCAATGTGCTGTCCTTGTACGATTCCTCACCCAGAGTGTCCAGCTCTGAGATTGCCTCATCAAAGGCCTGCCCAAAATGTCATTTTAAACATCCTCATCGAACATCTAGCATAAAGCAACTCAATTGGTTCTAGAAATGGAACTAATATGAAGCTTTGATAGCAGGCCCAATCGTGACAATTATGTTAACCGATCAATATATAGCTTTAATTGGAATTAGATCTAATTGGGATGTAATTATCACTGACTAGTGATAAAATCTCAATTGTATTCATCCCTTTGCTTGAGTAAGCAACAATTGAATGTGTAAATTAAGTCAACTGATGCTTCACTTAAATGCAATGGGATTTAGTAGTGCTTCAAGTAATTATACCAAAATATGGTGACAGCTTCAGCTAATTCCATGAACATCCCTGTTCTATGCAATTATCAGGTAcaatgaaattaatttcaattggGCTAATTTGTCTCAAGATATTAATGTATAGGAGAATCTGTAGGTCCACATTGGAAAAAATTACACAGATTAGTGAAGTTATGAAGACCCTCCTAATAGCAGCATCCCCCAAAACTCTCtaaagtgaaataaaattacaaataaaaataaaaaattccataATCTATAAAGACCTAACTTATAGCATCTTCTTAagctagaaaataaaaatccctCTCAATGTCCTCTGATTcatgatgtaaaaaaaaaaaaagatgcaacATTGATGTAAAAGCAAAAAAGTGAAACTCCTTCAAAATGGTTCTCTCTAATGTTTACATTTAATATTTCCCATCACCAGGGCTTGAGATCCAAAACCAATCTTTCCCCTCTACCCTATAGCTAACTCCCTCGCCTCACTACTCATAAAtcataactaaaataaaataagttctATTTTATTGAAGCccaaaattcattaaaaaactGAGACTAGGGGAAAACCAAGGGCCCTGCAATTCtaaatcttttaatttattattttttttttaaatcaaaacatattCTCCCTATGCACGACCCACACTTACTATATTATAGATATTACAGCACAGGACTATGCAACATCAAAATTCAAACGCTTTCAATAACAACCAAGTTCTACAAACATACAACATGAACTAGATTGTTTTCCTCTATGCTACTAGTCTACATGTTCACTGCCTCTTGTGTTGATGATGCAACAAGGGGTATACCGCTAATaaatttgtgtaatatttatttaaaagaaataatgaaagCATACACTCTCTTTGGGCTCTCGTAAGTTTCTTAATGGAGACTCCCAACCATCTCATGGTATTAACTATATAAACACTACCATCATCAAAAGTCATGGCCTATAATATTGTGAGTACAAAACAGCATTCCTAAGAGTGCAAAAAGTGATTGCCTAGGTACCCAGGTAAAGCGAGGCTATAGTACCTCATAACCCTCTAGGTGAGGCGTCATCAAAGAAGCGTTGCTAAGACAAGCACCTCAGCCCAAGCGCAAGATAAAAGAAGGCAAAAAAATAGTGTTGCTTTTGTTAGCTCTCttttttacattttcttttaatgttttttaggAAATTACATTATAGAGTAATAAATGCTTTATAGGAAttataaacaattattattagaaagtgtaacaattaaaaagagaggttttctattttttttttcaaagcaaATTAAGGCAACTTTTTGAAATATGGAGAGACTTTTTAGGAGAGAattaaccaaagaaagaaataaaacaaagaaagagattaaaaaaaacacaagaaacttCACACGAAAACTATAGGAAAACTTGAGAGATTTCATGTGCAAGATAAGGAAGTTTAATTAGGAAAGAGTTCTATTTTGAGAAGAATATTAAAGCATCATATTACTTTCAAAGAGGAAGATGGCCTAGATGATAAAGAAAAATGATAGCCTAGATGATGAAGATGGCCTAATAGAATTATATGATGATTAGACAAAAAATTAAGATTCTAAATTAGGTCTTGCATACTAAATTTGAAAGTTTAGATTGCCTTTTGCggttttatgtttatgtttttattttggatgttcaatatttaaataaatgataattatattaatttaagtttAATCTTAGGCAATTTCGAAGTtgtttactatatttttttacatttttaaatagTACTCCATGTCGCTCAGGTGAGCGCCTACCACCTGCGGTTTATATTCTCCTCCCCTTAAGGAACCTAGCGCTTTTAATTAAGATGGtacaacaaaatcaaatgtgATTCAAGATCATCCATAGTGGTCTTGTAAAAGCATTAGGTGGATAATTTCAATCCACATTGTGATCATGCAATCATTGAGAATTTAATTGCCAAGATTTAGAACAAATATGACCATACACCttcaaatatcttgaagataaattcaataattcaCTAATAAGTATTATTATGCTTAGGCTAACTTAAGAACACACATACAAGGAAATAATGCATATGCGCAGCTCTACTTTGCTTATTGCATAGCTCTAATATTTCTCATCAAACAGAAATATTACTTTCTTGCCAAATTACATACTAGATGCAATAAGGCCAtatcaacaaaaaataataataataaatgatggGATGCAGAACCCAGTGCACAAGTCATAAGTTGACAAATAAGAAATTTGAAACATTCAATTAATTGCGTGCGATTTCATGGAGCTGGAATTGCGGTAAAATGAGGTctaaactaaatatttaatttcctACAATATCATAGTGTTTCTTTCATAAACAACCAAATGATAGATTTTGAACtcataaaattgaaatgaagGCTTGCAAAACCTCTGGaactaaaatatattatatataactcttagaaattaaaaagaattgaaaTCAAAGTATTAATTAGCatgtactaaaaaaaaattgaaacatgcGCTTGCAAAACCTCTGGAactaaaatatattatacataattcttggaaattaaaaagaattgaaaCCAAAGTATTAATTAGCATGTACGAAAAATAACATTGAAAGTTAGATTAGCCTTGTATTAACAGTTTCAAAATAAGAAACAAGGTAAATTATTCTACATTAAGACATTAAAAAAGTATCTCCCTCCTCATCTATTCTTCTGGAATTTATGTTGAACACAAACTCATTTCTTGTGAGCAACTATATCGACAGAACCCATGATATCAAGCAGAACTatcctatatttattttttgttcaaaAGTTTTAGTAAATATGATTATCCAGATAAAATAGAATCTAAGTGTTTGTTTCACAGGTAAGTGAGCCACAAAAGCAAAATGACAGAATCAAGACATTACTAATTGTGTCCCACCCACAACATTGAGATAACAGAATTTAGATGAGTGAACCTATGGAACCAAATAGAATTTAGCTACAACACAATTGCCATCCCCAAATCCTTAATTTGCCTTAGATAACTGTGAAATTATGAATAACATCATATTTTTCTGAAGGGCCAATTAGATAAAAAACCAAGAACTTGTGGAAATGCAACTTCAATCAACACAATATTTCAACAGAAAAAAGTCATATAATGATAAATGCACCTTTTGACTGATATAATTGGGGCATGTAATTAGACTTTTGATTATGACCATACTGTAGAATTGTTCTCcgattaaaagaaatataaagttGATAAAAACACAAAGCTGTTATCATTACTGAGGTGCACCATCAGCAAAGAGAACTCCCTACAGGGTATTCAATATCAGTTAAGATCCACTTTACATAAGAAGGAGATGGACTAAAACCGATGATATTAATATTGGAAAAGCTAATATCATATCATTAACATGCCAATAAGAAGAAATTAGACAGCATGATGACAAACGAAGTTAGAACACAAATGAGAATAAGATATACAAGTAAGATAGTACACCAAGTCAGATTTAAAGGGCATAAACAAGCTGGACCAAAATCATTTGTTGAACTTTgaccaaaaatataatttacctTACTAGGTGGTTCGCACCAACAAAATCTAATTTAAATTAAGACTAATAGTCTAATATTACAGAATTAGCTAGATTCAAAGCCTAAATCCTGAGTCTAAACCCAACCTTCTACATAACAGACATGCCAGGTCCATAGAGAGCACTATGCAAACACATAATAGCTCACGTCTTAGATTGCATGTACAGATGGATGGATGAAGGTGGAAACTCCAgaatataataattatcaaataaaagacACTAATGCACATTAATACATCTCAAGATTATGAGGATCGcaaaatcttaaaatttgaCTTTAGGGTAGGTCAATGTGATCCTCTGTCACAATTTAGTCTTCATGACCTTTACTGGCTTACCAGAAAATTAAGCTGTCATgtataacaaaatcaaaacaaatacagGATTCTCAGCTTCCCAAATGCTTTAATTGCATATTTGCTACTTTACTTCAATGTGTGTTCAGCAAATGAGGAATTCAACCTTACATGTGCTTTACTGAGTTAAATGAATTAGCTCTGGTTAAGATGTATCCTCATGCAATGCAATAAGAAATCATGAATTGCTTTACCAAAGCAAAAAATGACAAATTGCTTTATATCTAAAACTTCAAAAgctcaaaagaaaaatcaatgagCAAAAGATGAACCTGCTTTGCAAGATTGCATGCACGATCTGGTGAGTTCAAGATCTCATAGTAGAAGACCGAGAAGTTAAGAGCAAGCCCAAGCCTTATTGGATGAGTAGGAGCCAGTTCAGCCAAAGCAATATCCTTTTCACAGTCACATGTTAAGCTTCTAGGCCATCATTCAAGAAATCATGATACACCAGAAAGTTTACCTGTGCAGATTTATATGCCAAAAGAGTGCTCTCTGCAGCCTCCTTTCTCTCAGCTCCAGTCTTAAACTCTGCAAGGTACCTGCATCAATAAAACAGAATGAACAATAAACCGAGAAGGACATAGCTCATGTTATAACATCCACTTTTCATCTTGGAAACTTCCTACAACCTGTGGTAGTCACCCTTCATCTTAAGGTAAAAAACCTTCGATTCCGCAGCAGTGGACGATGGGATGAGATGAGAATCAAGCAGTTTAAGGATGCCATCACATATCTTGCTGAGCTCAGCCTCAATCTTTCCACGGTATTCCTTGATCAAAGTAACATGGTCCTCATTCCCACGACTCTCCTCCTTCTGCTCAATAGAGGAGATGATGCGCCATGAAGCACGACGAGCACCTATGACGTTCTTGTAGGCCACGGAGAGGAGGTTCCGCTCCTCAACAGAGAGCTCCTCAGTGTCAACTGCCTTGACAACCTTTTCCATGAACTCAACCATTTCCTCATACCTCTCTGCTTGCTCAGCCAGCTTAGCCATGTAAACATTGTCCTCCCGAGAAGCTTCCACTGGAGACATCTTTGTTCCTGTTTCCTTTCTATAATCATATTAATGTCAAAACAACATCTTGATCACTTTGATATCAAAcagaacaataaaaatttaaaaaaagaaacctgAAGAGAATCATGAGAATTTCTtgctaatatatattttcttaaacaacAAAACTCAGATCAAGtatttcctatattttctaattcAACATTTATCTGCATACAGCACAATAATCTACCAATAACAATTAACCATTATTTATCACAAACATAGATCTGCTACTAAAACAATAAAAGGAAAACAACTTTTACACGATTTAGCAGTAAAACTTTAGgtaaataagaaaacaaataaacaagaaaattaattaattaggaaACAACGATCCCTTCTTCCCCTAGTCTCCATACAAACACAAGgccaaaaaaaacaacaaaaatgaaatttccttGTCACTCAtccaaaaaatcatcaaaaatcacACCTCTCCAATTCAAACAAAGACAGAACAATTCACCAAAACACCTCAACAAGCCTTATCAGTAGCTAAAAAACATAATCGCAGAAAAATAACCAAAACCCTGCAAAACCactatcaattaaaaaaaaaacaaagtcaaaACACCAATCAAATCGATCAAAAGAGGAGACTAACCAAGATTATCATGAGATCTTACccaaaaacacattaaaaatgaaaaaaaaaatgaaaaaaattccccAAACTTACCTGAGATTGGGGGCTAGAAGTGAAACCCTAGCACAATTCCTCTTTCGCGATCTCGTTCTTTCTCGCGAGTGAGAAGTCCCGCCGTTGGTTCCGGTTTTAGGGTGAAAAAGGGCCAAGTCTTGGGGCCCGTGTGCACTGATGATCAGCTGTCAGTCTCCAAACAGGATCTCCAGGAAACcacatcaaacaaaattaataacaaagtgCCACGTGGAGACAGGTGTTGCGACGTCGCACTCACACTGGTGCTTAATTCTAGCCGTCAATTTTGCCTTGTGATTGGTACCCAAAcatttttaggattttatttattttttaacttatttttaattggaTTAAACCCACTGATACagtaaaaaactattttttccaagattgtcagacccggaccggcccgacCCGGCCGATTCAACCAGAAAAATTAGAAACCGGCCATGTGGTCGGTATATCCCATTAAatcgggtattaaaaaacccagTGTTAACCGGtaacccgggcggttcaacagGGAACCGATTGACCCTACTGGGTCAAtcggatttaatttttttttacaatatttaataatttattattattttctggtagacaataaacaaataaatgacataattagaaaatcGCTACTgtatataattagaaaactctactgtatataaggtcatttatcaatttaaatataaaatttgagtaggtttttatattataattatgggtttaatattatatttactcattattaattattataatattttttatatttaattattgaccccggttcaacctcAGTTCGACctggtcgaacccattgacccctgacccctgggttTAGCCGGGTCATTACCCGGGCCTGGTCTGATAACCTTGATTTTTTCAACAGAACACTAccgtttatttataaatattgataaaatgtaataattattaagataaatatatattaaattataattaatatttattaagtgAAATTAGGTCAATTGTAAATAAAACTCACTGTGTGTCTCTACAGATTGTGTTGTATATAGctctcaaaaaattaatttgtgtcTACAAAAGTTGGATTATTTTAGTACATGCGGTTTTGACTTGTGTTCATAtactaaaatgattttttaaaataatttaaaatgtgaTATTTTAACAAAGAATTAAGTTTTCAATGGTTTACAGTACATGAACATTATAACCGTTTGACCATTGAATAGTTGAGAGTCATTGTTATTGAAACTTTCCATAAATATTCTttggctttatttatttataaaaaatgaaattaatttggAGGATATATCATATTAATGTGTTTTGTTAAGATATCAAtgaatatattatattgattCATTTGGTTTTTAAGAGGATGCGTGAGAATTTTTGTTTATCTACATATTTCTATACATAGCTGTTCTAATAAGTAATACAAATTCATATATCCCTTGCGGTGGAATTAACAAATTActcttacttatttttattaatatataattatcaaactacCTCCTTCTTAACTTCATTGTAAAATGATCAAATTACTCTttgacaaaacaaaaaaattaaattaaattgaaattaaaaattatgtaagGAAATTTCGTTATCTTAAGAAAAAAGCAAAGCTATTTGTCCTGACTCTATTACCCGAATTCAACTCCCGAATGATGTCGACGTGCACGTGACTCCATGTGACCCTCTTTTATCTCTCCTCATTAGCAAAAAAATCCCTCactttaatgtaaaaataaaaataaaaataaaagagaagaaaaagagctGGTCAAAGCTCATCTTCATCCCTTTGTGCCTGATCTTCATCTCCTCTTCGGCTCAACCCTATTCTCACTTTTCTCCGATTCCAAGCCATCTTTTTCCAAGCCACAatcctcctttttcttctcctacTAATCTTAGTCGTTGATGCCCTCGTCTTGCACCTCCCATATGGCCCTGTGACGTGCTTCTCGAAAAAGCTCCGGCCCGGGACCGTATCCACGACCAAATGTCGCATCGTCTCCAGTACTGTTTCGTTTAGGTCGTTCCCACCTCCAAGCATCAATCGGCTCGGGACCGTATCCACAGCCAGATGCCATGTCGTCTCCGGTGAAGATCCCCTTTCCGGCGGCCAGATGAAGCAGCTAAATAATGGCTATCTTATTTTTTGTGTATTGTTCTATGACTGCAACATATGATATTGCCATCTAAGATTGGTTTCCAGTCTTTATATGATAtcttatttgtgtatttttcttttaatatagcACACTAAATCTGTTTGGTTGTTAAAGTTTTTCACAATTCTTGTTGAAAATATGGAAGAACCAATTAGCCATGTTCTAAAAAGAAACAGAGTTACAAAGGTAAGAATGGCAACTGAGGAGTTGAGTTTTGcttcttctttcattttataATGGTAAAGTAATTTGTGTTTGaacctttttatgtttttttctttgagaatCTTATTATCCTATACATTTCTGCTCACTCAACATTGTGAGATGCAAAATTGAAGTCTTTGTGGTTGTATTCATGTCTTAATTTGttagatttaaattttgtgtttttatcgaTATCCTGCTTGCAGATGGCCCTTAGCTGTTCTGATAATTGTTTGTGAGTCATAACCTGATGCTTGCTTTCAGGTAGAATTTGGAACTGTAGCCTCCATATGATATTATCAAATCCATTAGAAACAAGACAACAAATGCTAGATGAAAATAACAATTTGGGAATGCCATTTTTTTCTACTGACCATTCACTAATGACTGATGAAAGTACTgattaacaaaagtaaagataatCATCCCAAACACAGGatgatacacacacacacacacacacacacacacacgcacacacacacacaaaagaggCTTTGGTCCAGTGAGAAGGTTAGAAATGGAGAAAGCTAGGCAACTAGAGACCTTAGGACATGGTTCTGAGAAGTATTCAGAGCTGCCGAAGGTATCCATTGCCATATGCCCATGGGGGCTTATATGTTGGATGTGGTATTGCCTTATTTGGGACACTGAAGACTGCAGGTTGGAATGAAGCAACTAGACGAAGAGGAGGTGGTGCGATGTTCATGCATCTCAGTAACTTCTCCATCCTTTCCTTTTCAGCTTTGAGCCTCATCTTCTCATCCCTTAGTTACACTTTTTCAGCCTGTACAATATACAACAATGAGTGAAACAAGGAACTTTCCTTATGATGAAATGCATATAAGAAATTAATCCaccttgagattttttttattgagatttgGAGTGCTTCATTGGATTCTTTAAGCTTTTAACATGTGTACACTGAAAAAGTCACAGTAAATTCAATAATAACCATGTTCAACTCAAGAGTTTACTAAACACCAAAATTAGGATTTTGCAGAGACATTAAATCATAATTCAACAAAGATCCATTTCATGACATTGATACACATAATAAATCACATTGAACACCATAAAAATACATGATCCACAAAACATCACATtgaacatcataaaaaaacaccattaaaaacatcacaaaaaaCATCTGCTATTAAACATCCTCTTGGACCTGCCATTAAACATCCTCCTAGACCTGCTCTAACAAACAGCATCACAAAAAAACATCCTTCTGGACCTGCTTTAACAAAGTTTTTGAAATTAGCAGGATAAGTAAAAACAATTCTAAGATACGAAAAAAATCTCATGCTTTaattagaaataagaaaaataccTCAACTACAAGTTCATTGGTTGTGACGTGTGATCCTAATTCATTGTCGACATCCATGAACCGCCTCAAACCCTAATAGTTAAACAAGCAAAAACTATTAAAGCAAGAAAATTACGAAACAGAAACAACACCATAATAGAACTTGTATCCcaatcaagttaataaactaaAGAAGAATTTTGGTTCACCTGAAATAGAATTTGATGCACTTGTGTTATTATAAATAGGCATACTGACTACATGTGGAagagaatttgaattcaccaaagaagaagaagaagacataattcaaaatatttaacatattttatgcaataacattaaataacataacaaatataaattaaataacataacatTACTACGTTTTCTTGAGTATAAATTTCAACTTGTGTGATGTTTGGAGTTTGTGGTTGACCCTTCATTTGAGTTTTCTGAAAGCAATATCACTGGTTTTAGATTACAAacataattatgaaaaaaatagtaatgtaAAATAGAagcaccttttttttatttctagtaaTTATCTCTTCGACTTTTGACTTTTTCCTCTTAGATGGTGGCCGGCCCTTACTCCGCACCTTTAAAGGAGTTAGAAACTTTgccattgaaaatttttattgagcGTGCTCATGATCTTCCTCCAATATCATTGGTGAAATAAATTGATTTGAATGACTTTGCCAATCATGTGCATTATCCATGAGCTCCTCTATTGCCTTGTCCACACATTtcattaagaaattatatttttccatTGGATTCAACTCCAATTTCAGCAGCTTTAGAGAAATGAGCACATAATTTATTGTATCTAACTTTTTGATCACTAGTTTGTGTGTCATCGTAACAATTCTTTACATAAGTATGACGGTGTTTAATATCCTTTCTCTAACGGTTCAAAATATAATGAGATTGGATCTCCTTCATATTCTTCTCGACAAGAACTTTGCAAATATATCTACAAATAATAcctctaaactcaaataaatggcatgagcatttaatgtcaaattcAAGCTCATTGTGTTAGACATTAAACACAACTTGCTTTCTGAGTACGCCTTCCTTTCCTCTGAGAATGTCTGTCACCTGAAATGTACATATTGCCCCATTTGAGTTGATAAATGCAAGATTGTAATATATCATTCCTCTTAACTCATCTTGgaataacttaaaattttcatttgtgtatGTTTGTTGTAGTTACTTCTCAAAACGGCAATCGGTTAGCGTTGGAAAATTGGAGTTAAAAGAAGAAAGATCAGCCTTATTTTCCTTCTCAATTTTACTTTCaatgcattatcatattgctccacAAATTGTTTTAGGGATGTTGTTGGACTGACATAGccatcaaagaaagcatttatactttcacttctttgagtagtagacattccagcccaaaaaacttctttaaCATATATAGGAGCCCAACGATGACGACttatatataaagaatgaaaccatccatttttttcaagGTTATAGTCCTCGATCATCTTCAACCAATTatcttcaaattcttgaataaTCATTGACTCATAAATGATactcttcaaaatcttctttacTGCTTTGTAATGAACTAGTCCACCAAGCTTCTctggaatttttttcataatatgccAAAGGCAAAGACGATGATGAGAATTTGGGAAGATGGTCTTGACTGCAACTTGAATAGCCATGCACTGATCAGTAATTATAGCATTAGGGGCCTTGCTTGACATGCATTCCAACCAAGTTCTAAACAACCAAATGTAGGTTTCTGTATCTTTCTTTGATAGTAGACCGCATCCAAATAATACAGTCTGTCCATGATGATTTACCCCAACAAACAGAGCAAACAGCATATCATACTTATTTGTTAAGTATGTTGTGTCAAAAGATATGACATCACCAAGAGCCTCATAAGCTGCTATAGATCTTTGCATCTACCCAGAATACATTTCTTAGTTGGCATTCctcatccatatcaatcaaatggaaaaaatttggatttttcctTTACATGCAAGAAAAATAATTCCCAAGTGCTTCGGCATCTCCAACTCCAAGCCTGAATCGCCTTGCTCTTGCAATATAATTTCGACAATCTTTTTCTGTATGTGTCAAATTTTTATAACCACCACTTTCAACTGCTAAGGGATGAAAGGTCTTGCTCAAACCTATACTTGCTTGGTCATTTAGTTCAAGCCGCCTTTTAACATATATATCCatttttttgttgcatttttgaaaatgagatttttgtggactaagtgcatgattatgctcaAAATGGACATGAGAGATCGTAAAACATCTAtcattatcaacaataacattaaTCTTAGCTTGATAGTTTGTTTTGGTAGATAACCTAGGTTTAAAAGAATCTTTTACAGAAGATGATTATGCTCAAGtgtgtaatattttaatttcccGTCGTCTCCTGATTTTGTAGTTCTTTTTGTAATACCAAACCCTTCTTGTTGTGCATACTTAACATAGAAATCATAGACTTCTTCTTCAAAATTGAAAACCATTCCCGCCTTTGGAGTAATTCTTTCACATGTTGAATCTTCCACAACCACcattttttctctatctttgtTTAGCA containing:
- the LOC120282714 gene encoding 14-3-3-like protein, which encodes MSPVEASREDNVYMAKLAEQAERYEEMVEFMEKVVKAVDTEELSVEERNLLSVAYKNVIGARRASWRIISSIEQKEESRGNEDHVTLIKEYRGKIEAELSKICDGILKLLDSHLIPSSTAAESKVFYLKMKGDYHRYLAEFKTGAERKEAAESTLLAYKSAQDIALAELAPTHPIRLGLALNFSVFYYEILNSPDRACNLAKQAFDEAISELDTLGEESYKDSTLIMQLLRDNLTLWTSDITEDAGDEIKEAPKGESVEGH